From the genome of Mesorhizobium japonicum MAFF 303099, one region includes:
- a CDS encoding DUF4760 domain-containing protein, producing MKKPGGTTKQTPVAAPAKAPATKETLPETTEGFPWPSSHEIKKESNPFTDRDWRMLVYAWSGLLVRFAIIFTLAFSVYQFLANQEQKRVEQTMSLVELWETKDYQQAQRALKDRLAALNAKYDNLLSANPSPTEEQVFRQRIGIEAMSTSGGDMPLADFSENFDRIVYFLNRLSFCVDGNLCSRKVTDAYFRDYAVSFWSYFAGYVDKQRKAGSPTFATAIEAYVRNGQPGGEAR from the coding sequence ATGAAGAAGCCGGGGGGCACGACAAAGCAGACACCGGTAGCCGCACCCGCAAAGGCGCCAGCAACGAAGGAGACGCTGCCGGAAACCACCGAAGGTTTTCCCTGGCCTAGCAGCCATGAGATCAAGAAGGAGAGCAATCCCTTCACCGATCGCGACTGGCGCATGCTGGTCTATGCCTGGTCAGGCTTGCTGGTGCGTTTCGCCATCATCTTCACCCTGGCATTCTCGGTCTACCAGTTCCTGGCCAACCAGGAGCAGAAGCGCGTCGAGCAGACAATGTCCCTGGTCGAGCTCTGGGAAACCAAGGACTACCAGCAGGCACAACGGGCGTTGAAAGATCGTCTTGCCGCCCTCAACGCCAAATACGACAATCTGCTCAGCGCCAACCCCTCGCCGACCGAGGAACAGGTGTTCCGCCAGCGCATCGGCATCGAGGCGATGAGCACCTCCGGCGGCGACATGCCGCTCGCCGACTTCAGCGAGAATTTCGACCGCATCGTCTATTTCCTCAACCGGCTGTCCTTCTGCGTCGATGGCAACCTGTGCTCGCGCAAGGTCACCGATGCCTATTTCCGCGACTACGCCGTCTCGTTCTGGAGTTATTTTGCCGGCTATGTCGACAAGCAGCGCAAGGCGGGTTCACCGACTTTTGCCACGGCGATCGAGGCCTATGTTCGCAACGGGCAACCAGGCGGCGAAGCCAGATAG
- a CDS encoding caspase family protein, which translates to MRASRWLAMAGALITASAACAEDAPDFRLDLDTGGHTARIARLAFTPDGEDIVSASDDKTIRIWDWQSGVTLRTIRGYLGNGSDGKIFAVSVSPDGKTIAAGGYFGAGLGDKPPYGDIRLFDFATGKMKAVLRAADYATYDLAFSPDGKTLAAGGGDGMVYLWRLDDKSATGWTLDKKLDADSWHIDKLAFAAAGTRLAATTTDNGIRLWDVAKGEEIALPDEAEPLRDVSVLALAISQDGSLFATGSKDGQVQLWRAADGTLVHAMPKQDFLIGSLTFAKGSRLVASCGYRCADKHRSIVWNTDSGEKLLDYSGHDGTVYASAANADGSLVATAGGTRNAIQVWDPATGERKALLQGVGEPVTAIGIDAANGIIAWGNTNPCPERVACPEQLGALDKRLELPTTERFFDDPQPLTEPGSFARAAQSDGEWSLHATKGGKDALENAVLEIANGGKVVRSIENDATNGFAHSAFTLIDNGLGLITGGNDGTLLEYKAATARVSGEFTGHTGEINAMAASEKAGLLVTGSADQTLRLWNLKTHELIVSMFFAGPQWIAWMPQGYYYSSDEGDKLIGWHVNQGRDHEGRFIRAGQLKKYLWSPEMVRRAIILRSAKQAVKEMRPGVDNELQKLLQRKPPEFGVRLADDQSKVRDGYVAVEITGAKEAGTDVAGFSILSNSRNVGDIATRSAEGDKTTVEVPVENGQNTIRITGTNEYGYLTERSVTALARKTEKAEAKGKLYVAVIGVDKYPFLTDACSGHACDLRYPVDDATEFLEVVAQKSAPLFSSMETLVLVNREALDESPDKAKQTYTVASADNIMEPDSHTIDDQLADFLDRPGEHDTTIVFVAGHGINIDEDYYFIPTDGRKQDADRWKRSSLVDWGDIQKSVERAKGMRFMLLDTCHAANAFNPRLEKDAQDARIVVFSATAANNTAAELPELGHGVFTYSILEGLRGKARTSDGGITLFGLADFISHEVVRLTASKQKPFYYVGGVENIVLAEP; encoded by the coding sequence ATGCGTGCCAGCCGCTGGCTGGCCATGGCTGGAGCCTTGATCACGGCCTCGGCCGCCTGCGCCGAGGACGCCCCGGATTTCCGCCTCGACCTCGACACCGGAGGCCATACCGCCCGGATTGCCCGCCTCGCCTTCACCCCCGATGGCGAGGACATTGTCTCGGCATCCGATGACAAGACCATCCGCATCTGGGACTGGCAGAGCGGCGTGACGCTGCGCACCATTCGCGGCTATCTCGGCAATGGCAGCGACGGCAAGATCTTCGCGGTCTCGGTTTCGCCGGATGGCAAGACGATCGCCGCAGGCGGCTATTTCGGCGCCGGTCTCGGCGACAAGCCGCCCTATGGCGACATCAGGCTGTTCGACTTCGCCACCGGCAAGATGAAGGCCGTGCTCAGGGCCGCCGACTACGCGACCTACGACCTCGCCTTCTCGCCGGATGGCAAGACGCTGGCTGCCGGTGGTGGCGACGGCATGGTCTATCTCTGGCGGCTCGACGACAAATCAGCGACAGGCTGGACGCTGGACAAGAAGCTCGACGCCGATTCCTGGCACATCGACAAGCTGGCCTTTGCCGCTGCTGGAACCCGGCTGGCGGCCACCACCACCGACAATGGCATCCGGCTCTGGGATGTCGCCAAGGGCGAGGAAATCGCCTTGCCTGATGAAGCCGAGCCGTTGCGGGACGTCAGCGTGCTGGCGCTGGCCATCTCGCAGGACGGCAGCCTGTTCGCCACCGGCAGCAAAGACGGCCAGGTCCAACTCTGGCGAGCGGCTGACGGCACGTTGGTGCACGCCATGCCCAAGCAGGATTTCCTCATCGGCTCGCTGACCTTCGCCAAGGGATCGCGGCTGGTCGCCTCCTGCGGCTATCGCTGCGCCGACAAGCACCGCTCTATCGTCTGGAACACCGACAGCGGCGAGAAGCTGCTCGACTACAGCGGCCATGACGGCACCGTCTATGCCAGCGCCGCCAATGCCGACGGCTCGCTGGTGGCGACGGCCGGCGGCACCCGCAACGCCATCCAGGTCTGGGACCCGGCGACCGGCGAACGCAAGGCCTTGCTCCAAGGAGTGGGCGAACCGGTGACCGCGATCGGCATCGATGCGGCAAACGGCATCATCGCCTGGGGAAATACCAACCCCTGCCCCGAGCGCGTGGCTTGCCCCGAGCAATTGGGCGCATTGGACAAGAGGTTGGAACTGCCCACAACGGAGCGGTTCTTCGATGACCCTCAGCCGCTGACGGAGCCGGGCTCGTTTGCCCGCGCCGCTCAGAGCGATGGCGAGTGGTCGCTGCACGCCACAAAGGGCGGCAAGGACGCGCTGGAGAACGCGGTTCTGGAGATCGCCAATGGCGGCAAGGTGGTGCGCTCGATCGAGAACGACGCCACCAACGGCTTTGCGCATTCGGCTTTCACGCTGATCGACAACGGGCTTGGCCTGATCACCGGCGGCAATGACGGCACGCTGCTGGAATACAAGGCCGCGACCGCCAGGGTCTCCGGCGAATTCACCGGCCATACCGGTGAAATCAACGCCATGGCCGCCTCGGAGAAAGCCGGCCTGCTGGTCACCGGCAGCGCCGATCAGACATTGAGGCTGTGGAACCTGAAGACGCACGAGCTGATCGTGTCGATGTTCTTTGCCGGCCCGCAATGGATCGCCTGGATGCCGCAGGGCTACTATTATTCCTCCGATGAGGGCGACAAGCTGATCGGCTGGCACGTCAACCAGGGCCGAGACCATGAAGGCCGCTTCATCCGCGCCGGCCAGTTGAAGAAATACCTCTGGAGCCCGGAAATGGTGCGCCGCGCCATCATCCTGCGCAGCGCCAAACAGGCGGTGAAGGAGATGCGACCGGGCGTCGACAACGAGTTGCAGAAGCTCTTGCAGCGCAAGCCGCCGGAATTCGGCGTTCGCCTGGCCGACGACCAGAGCAAGGTCCGCGACGGTTATGTCGCCGTCGAGATAACAGGTGCCAAAGAAGCCGGAACTGATGTCGCCGGCTTCTCGATCCTGTCGAACAGCCGCAATGTCGGCGACATCGCCACGCGTTCGGCCGAAGGCGACAAGACAACAGTCGAGGTGCCGGTCGAGAATGGCCAGAACACCATCCGCATCACCGGCACTAACGAATATGGCTATCTGACCGAGCGCAGCGTGACGGCGCTGGCGAGGAAGACCGAAAAGGCCGAGGCCAAGGGCAAGCTCTATGTCGCTGTCATCGGCGTCGACAAATATCCGTTCCTGACCGACGCCTGCTCCGGCCACGCCTGCGATTTGCGCTACCCCGTCGACGACGCCACCGAATTCCTCGAGGTGGTTGCGCAGAAGTCGGCGCCTTTGTTCTCGTCGATGGAGACGCTGGTTCTGGTCAATCGCGAAGCGCTCGACGAGAGCCCCGACAAGGCCAAGCAAACCTACACCGTCGCCAGCGCCGACAACATCATGGAGCCGGACTCGCACACGATCGACGACCAGCTCGCCGATTTCCTCGACAGGCCTGGCGAACACGACACCACCATCGTCTTCGTCGCCGGCCATGGCATCAACATCGACGAGGATTACTATTTCATCCCGACCGATGGCCGCAAACAGGATGCCGACCGCTGGAAGCGATCCTCGCTTGTCGACTGGGGCGACATCCAGAAATCGGTCGAGCGGGCCAAAGGCATGCGCTTCATGCTGCTCGACACCTGCCATGCCGCCAACGCCTTCAATCCGCGCCTGGAAAAGGACGCACAGGACGCGCGCATCGTTGTGTTCTCCGCCACTGCGGCCAACAACACCGCCGCCGAATTGCCGGAGCTCGGCCACGGCGTCTTCACTTACTCGATCCTCGAGGGCCTGCGCGGCAAGGCGAGAACCTCCGACGGCGGCATCACGCTTTTCGGGCTCGCCGATTTCATCTCACACGAAGTGGTGCGGCTGACTGCGTCGAAGCAGAAGCCGTTCTACTATGTCGGCGGCGTGGAGAACATCGTGTTGGCCGAGCCGTGA
- the amrB gene encoding AmmeMemoRadiSam system protein B: MIARLLTVIIFSLVLGGTAQAAPIVCPPGTENFPPFYDDATLFRDAIASVATIPPSNQRLTGITVPHHLLAADLVALGFHAVSGFRYKRIVILSPDHFHKTHKLYATTARGFDTVLGPVAADSDAVRLLEAHGDMVEESCLFDKEHGVRAMLPFLHHYFPEAKIVPVAMSVKAKRGDWDRLAEALKPIVDQDTLIVESTDFSHYLPQHDSRRFDQQTLNMLAAGSLDGIAALRQPDHADSVGALYIQTKLQRELFGAQPLVVANENSQEHTSDYVERTTSYVVALFGAFGPGFNNPALPKDKIYYLAGDVNFGRAMKKILVRDDVADKIVDSILALTGARPLIVNLEGVILPNVPEAIDDMTLAMPEDLAASMLKRLHVAGVSLANNHAHDLGPSGYAETLRALDGAGIPHFGQGETLALAGLDLVGLTDIDTNGSKNTDLLTPALLDRLLHENAQRPVVAFAHWGREYKTEPSAREEMLADEMRLRGVSVIVGGHPHVSSEAIVPLAGGDVAEVYSLGNFLFDQSAQRSSGSMVELRVFAQGTIFVRLIPLPNYFEMGRK; this comes from the coding sequence GTGATAGCCCGCCTGCTGACGGTCATCATCTTCTCCCTGGTTCTCGGCGGCACGGCACAGGCCGCCCCGATCGTCTGCCCACCCGGCACCGAAAACTTTCCACCCTTCTACGACGACGCCACGCTGTTCAGGGACGCCATCGCCAGCGTCGCCACTATCCCGCCCTCCAACCAGCGGCTGACCGGCATCACCGTGCCACATCACTTGCTGGCCGCCGACCTCGTGGCGCTGGGTTTTCATGCCGTCTCCGGCTTTCGTTACAAGCGCATCGTCATCCTATCGCCGGATCATTTCCACAAGACGCACAAGCTCTACGCCACCACGGCGCGCGGCTTCGACACCGTGCTTGGTCCGGTGGCCGCCGACAGCGATGCCGTGCGCCTGCTGGAAGCACACGGCGACATGGTCGAGGAATCCTGTCTGTTCGATAAGGAACATGGCGTGCGCGCCATGCTGCCCTTCCTGCACCACTATTTCCCCGAAGCGAAGATCGTGCCGGTGGCGATGTCGGTGAAGGCGAAGCGCGGCGACTGGGACAGGCTGGCCGAAGCGCTGAAACCGATTGTCGACCAGGACACGCTGATCGTCGAATCCACCGACTTCTCGCACTATCTGCCCCAGCACGATTCCAGGCGTTTCGACCAGCAGACGCTGAACATGCTGGCCGCCGGATCGCTCGACGGCATCGCGGCGCTTCGCCAGCCCGATCATGCCGATTCCGTCGGCGCGCTCTACATCCAGACCAAGCTGCAGCGCGAATTGTTCGGCGCCCAGCCACTGGTCGTCGCCAACGAGAACTCGCAGGAACACACGTCCGACTATGTCGAGCGCACCACCAGCTATGTCGTGGCGCTGTTCGGCGCCTTCGGTCCCGGTTTCAACAACCCCGCGCTGCCAAAGGACAAGATCTACTATCTCGCCGGTGACGTGAATTTCGGCCGCGCCATGAAGAAGATCCTGGTCCGCGACGACGTTGCCGACAAGATCGTCGACAGCATACTGGCACTGACCGGAGCGCGACCGCTGATCGTCAATCTCGAAGGCGTCATCCTGCCCAACGTGCCGGAAGCGATCGACGACATGACGCTGGCCATGCCGGAAGACCTCGCCGCCAGCATGCTGAAGCGGCTGCACGTCGCCGGCGTCAGCCTCGCCAACAATCACGCCCATGATCTCGGCCCCTCCGGCTATGCCGAGACGCTGCGCGCGCTGGACGGAGCCGGCATCCCGCATTTCGGCCAGGGTGAGACGCTGGCGCTGGCCGGCCTCGACCTTGTCGGCCTGACCGACATCGACACCAACGGTTCGAAGAACACCGACCTGCTCACCCCTGCCTTGCTCGACCGCCTGCTGCACGAGAATGCGCAGCGACCGGTGGTGGCCTTCGCCCATTGGGGCCGCGAATACAAGACCGAACCGTCGGCGCGCGAAGAGATGCTTGCTGATGAGATGCGGCTGCGCGGCGTCTCGGTCATTGTCGGCGGCCATCCGCATGTCTCGAGTGAGGCGATCGTCCCGCTCGCCGGCGGCGATGTGGCGGAGGTCTACTCGCTCGGCAATTTCCTGTTCGACCAGAGTGCGCAACGCTCCTCGGGTTCGATGGTGGAACTGCGCGTCTTCGCCCAGGGCACGATCTTTGTCAGGCTCATTCCGCTTCCCAACTATTTCGAGATGGGCCGAAAGTAG
- a CDS encoding MORN repeat-containing protein, translating into MLGVAAAATLGAMMLSSAFADPAPVGGAWAERVQILYQAATRSVLRRTVRVWDFHPEKNLDFVWEPAAGQSPDKTIAKDGTINGKGRLVWRVRGSASYDPKTVYSSYFGDVRNGRPDGQGRLELRSGEVFDGHWLGGELNGKGIHVDADGNRYEGQFVGGVPNGEGRLLSKTGEIFAGSFVDGLKNGKGQTRLAGGTVYESQWVMGKEVGGSRPDVLADARVGGLLKAQAGGGDADKVEIGVIVDQRVTEQADMKYQHLVRDEDIAIYPEDTLYNDAWNGTGTVNNTNVYDGPDWENTPAFAEVDLKTTDESRVKLDSLEMKVAASDAYRKPMLSISEHFGCIGFRPDFSIVNNGWGDAKDMKMSIQFTTLDEEGNPTGQPSRMFTKDIGGFGEGVDVSIKSVLDEAGVDTASLETGRFPCPSVDSLNVCRSQFTNKIKFGEVGDYLANLNQAMMLNAIGKLDYSWADDQGNVYQQSEPFRAQVTMAVFETPESMAECGDGGGGSPEAMHYQNIEFPIGKHDYTIAMPVRGNKTISAYTARLKMWSAMSSIHSFSIAAHFADGSVRESKPVTFFYFRPKQSLFETKTEPAACYLPRQMIGCG; encoded by the coding sequence ATGTTGGGGGTCGCGGCCGCAGCGACGTTGGGCGCGATGATGCTTTCATCGGCTTTTGCCGATCCCGCCCCTGTCGGCGGCGCCTGGGCGGAGCGCGTGCAGATCCTCTATCAGGCCGCCACGCGCTCGGTGCTGCGCAGGACCGTGCGTGTGTGGGATTTCCATCCGGAGAAGAACCTCGACTTCGTCTGGGAGCCGGCGGCGGGCCAGTCACCCGATAAGACGATCGCCAAGGACGGCACCATCAACGGCAAGGGCAGGCTGGTGTGGCGGGTGCGCGGCTCGGCGAGCTATGACCCGAAGACCGTCTACTCCAGCTATTTCGGCGATGTCAGGAACGGCCGGCCCGACGGGCAAGGCAGGCTCGAACTGCGCTCAGGCGAGGTTTTCGACGGGCATTGGCTTGGCGGAGAACTCAACGGCAAAGGCATCCATGTGGATGCCGACGGCAACCGCTATGAGGGGCAGTTCGTCGGCGGCGTCCCGAATGGCGAGGGCCGGTTGCTTTCGAAGACAGGCGAAATATTCGCCGGCTCCTTTGTTGACGGCCTGAAGAACGGCAAAGGTCAGACCCGGCTTGCCGGCGGCACGGTCTATGAATCGCAATGGGTGATGGGCAAAGAGGTCGGCGGTTCGCGTCCCGACGTCCTGGCCGATGCCAGGGTCGGCGGCCTGCTCAAGGCGCAGGCTGGCGGCGGCGATGCCGACAAGGTCGAGATCGGCGTCATCGTCGACCAGCGCGTGACCGAGCAGGCCGACATGAAATACCAGCACCTGGTGCGCGACGAGGACATCGCGATCTATCCCGAAGACACCCTCTACAACGACGCCTGGAACGGCACCGGAACGGTCAACAACACAAATGTCTATGACGGTCCGGATTGGGAAAACACGCCGGCCTTTGCCGAGGTCGATCTGAAGACGACGGACGAGTCCAGGGTCAAGCTCGACAGCCTGGAAATGAAGGTCGCTGCCAGCGACGCCTACCGCAAACCCATGCTGTCGATCTCGGAGCATTTCGGCTGCATCGGCTTCCGGCCCGATTTCTCGATCGTCAACAATGGCTGGGGCGACGCCAAGGACATGAAGATGTCGATCCAGTTCACCACGCTGGACGAGGAGGGCAATCCGACCGGCCAGCCAAGCCGCATGTTCACCAAGGACATCGGCGGTTTCGGCGAAGGCGTCGACGTGTCGATCAAGAGCGTGCTGGACGAGGCCGGCGTCGATACGGCGAGCCTGGAAACGGGACGTTTCCCCTGTCCCTCGGTCGACAGCCTCAATGTTTGCCGCAGCCAGTTCACCAACAAGATCAAGTTCGGCGAGGTCGGCGACTATCTCGCCAATTTGAACCAGGCGATGATGCTGAACGCGATCGGCAAGTTGGACTATTCCTGGGCTGACGATCAGGGCAACGTCTACCAGCAGAGCGAGCCTTTCCGCGCCCAGGTAACCATGGCGGTCTTCGAGACTCCCGAATCGATGGCCGAATGCGGCGATGGCGGTGGCGGCAGCCCGGAAGCGATGCACTACCAGAACATCGAATTCCCGATCGGCAAGCACGATTACACGATCGCCATGCCGGTGCGCGGCAACAAGACTATCAGCGCCTATACGGCACGGCTGAAGATGTGGTCGGCGATGTCGTCGATCCACAGTTTCAGCATCGCCGCGCATTTTGCCGACGGCAGCGTGCGCGAGAGCAAGCCGGTGACCTTTTTCTATTTCCGGCCGAAGCAATCGCTATTCGAGACCAAGACCGAGCCGGCGGCGTGCTATTTGCCCCGCCAGATGATTGGCTGCGGCTAG
- a CDS encoding trypsin-like serine peptidase — MTKLTNAIFASALLSTAMWTAPVFAADPGSASAGNGESMRDVTSGDFKAGRAKPITTPELTDEDSRAAPLTDEKAAVKSYGIVGRSADGKEIKIEPSEALRELIIKELNAPANGADGAERKTEDPGLGEGEAGRQVFGPDDREQVRNTKTYPFSAIGYLEAKSAKTGSYGSCSATLIGPRTVLTAAHCLYSHEDKDWLSEYLFVPGLNGSTADDAPFGAFTYESAYVLQGFIDNYQGYYGSVIPWDLGIITLKQDVGTNLGWLGYANYDDLGDFTANLVGYPGDKPMGTMWKASCEVHAENIAPEYFQYDCDTFPGSSGSSVYAYDTKSKQRIITGVNVAESPDANTAVRLNAANVQWINSLYK; from the coding sequence ATGACAAAACTGACAAATGCTATCTTTGCGTCCGCATTGCTTTCCACCGCAATGTGGACGGCCCCGGTTTTCGCCGCCGACCCTGGTTCCGCCAGTGCCGGCAATGGCGAAAGCATGCGGGACGTTACTTCAGGCGACTTCAAGGCCGGTCGGGCAAAACCGATCACGACTCCAGAGCTTACTGATGAAGACAGCCGCGCCGCGCCGCTCACCGACGAGAAGGCGGCTGTCAAATCCTATGGCATCGTCGGGCGTTCCGCCGATGGCAAGGAGATCAAGATCGAACCAAGCGAAGCGCTGCGCGAGCTCATCATCAAGGAACTGAACGCGCCGGCCAATGGCGCCGACGGGGCTGAGCGCAAGACCGAGGACCCCGGGCTCGGCGAAGGCGAGGCCGGGCGCCAGGTTTTCGGCCCCGACGATCGCGAGCAGGTCAGGAACACCAAGACCTATCCGTTCTCGGCCATCGGCTATCTGGAAGCCAAATCGGCGAAGACGGGCAGCTATGGCAGCTGTTCTGCAACGCTGATCGGCCCGCGCACGGTGCTCACCGCGGCGCATTGCCTCTACAGCCATGAGGACAAGGACTGGCTCTCCGAGTATCTGTTCGTGCCAGGCCTCAACGGCAGCACTGCCGACGACGCACCATTCGGTGCCTTCACCTATGAAAGCGCCTATGTGCTGCAAGGCTTCATCGACAACTACCAGGGCTATTACGGCTCGGTGATCCCGTGGGATCTTGGCATCATCACGCTGAAGCAGGATGTCGGCACCAACCTCGGCTGGCTGGGCTACGCCAATTATGACGACCTCGGCGACTTCACCGCCAACCTCGTCGGCTATCCCGGGGACAAGCCGATGGGCACGATGTGGAAGGCCAGCTGCGAAGTGCATGCCGAGAACATCGCCCCGGAATATTTCCAGTATGATTGCGATACGTTCCCGGGGTCGAGCGGCAGCTCGGTCTATGCCTATGACACCAAGTCCAAGCAGCGCATCATCACCGGCGTCAACGTCGCGGAAAGCCCCGACGCGAACACCGCCGTGCGCCTGAACGCGGCCAACGTCCAGTGGATCAACAGCCTGTACAAATAG
- a CDS encoding S1 family serine peptidase, translating to MHITNRFGPIAAASLLGIAAAFVSINHGRADEGAARPEAAVSPMHRVTEARAKAAAENPDGTDRVYGGNQAEKGAYPFQVALLTTARLDDNPASQANAQFCGGSLIAPQWVLTAAHCLNDKGRPISPDSVTVLTGATDLSEGNRHKVLEVIVNEGYSEQTLDNDLGLLRLAEPADAPAIKLTREATPDTGKTTVTGWGKMQDGTFPTTLMVADLDLQPNSTCNSGIKAIYAHDLKAALGDLSHRMRYSEKGIDAAANAIAADMTDPLTGNMICAGTTSGVRDACNGDSGGPLFMTGADGPVQVGVVSWGEGPADGSAACGHKDAYGIYTRLANYGGWIEAKMKTPAPAPEKPKAGLGTAQKPKTP from the coding sequence GTGCACATCACAAATCGGTTCGGGCCAATCGCCGCCGCATCGCTGCTTGGCATTGCCGCCGCCTTTGTATCGATCAACCATGGTCGGGCGGATGAAGGCGCCGCAAGGCCCGAAGCAGCGGTCTCGCCGATGCATCGGGTGACCGAGGCCAGGGCCAAGGCGGCCGCCGAGAACCCTGACGGCACCGACCGGGTCTACGGCGGCAACCAGGCCGAAAAGGGCGCCTATCCGTTCCAAGTCGCGCTGCTCACCACCGCCAGGCTGGACGATAACCCGGCCTCGCAGGCCAATGCACAATTCTGCGGCGGCAGCCTGATCGCCCCGCAATGGGTGCTGACGGCGGCACACTGCCTCAACGACAAGGGCCGGCCGATCTCGCCGGACTCCGTCACCGTGCTGACCGGCGCCACCGACCTCAGCGAAGGCAACCGCCACAAGGTCTTGGAGGTCATCGTCAACGAGGGTTACAGCGAGCAGACGCTAGACAACGACCTCGGCCTGCTCCGGCTTGCCGAGCCGGCCGATGCGCCGGCCATCAAGCTTACCCGCGAGGCGACCCCCGACACCGGCAAGACCACCGTCACCGGCTGGGGCAAGATGCAGGACGGGACATTTCCGACCACGCTGATGGTCGCGGACCTCGATCTGCAGCCGAACAGCACCTGCAACAGCGGCATCAAGGCCATCTATGCGCATGACCTCAAGGCCGCGCTCGGTGATCTGTCCCACCGCATGCGCTATTCGGAAAAGGGCATCGATGCCGCCGCCAATGCGATTGCCGCCGACATGACTGACCCGCTGACCGGCAACATGATCTGCGCCGGCACCACCAGCGGCGTACGCGATGCCTGCAATGGCGACAGCGGCGGTCCGCTGTTCATGACCGGCGCCGACGGCCCGGTCCAGGTCGGCGTCGTCAGCTGGGGCGAAGGCCCCGCCGACGGCAGCGCGGCCTGCGGCCACAAGGACGCCTATGGCATCTACACGCGGCTGGCCAACTACGGCGGCTGGATCGAGGCGAAGATGAAGACCCCTGCTCCCGCGCCGGAAAAGCCGAAAGCCGGGCTGGGCACCGCCCAGAAGCCGAAGACGCCCTGA
- the mgrA gene encoding L-glyceraldehyde 3-phosphate reductase, which translates to MPYVAAENRYEKMIYNRCGRSGLKLPAISLGLWHNFGNDTPHKTKQAIVRKAFDLGITHFDLANNYGPPPGSAETAFGEILRTDFSAYRDELIISTKAGYEMWAGPYGEWGGRKYMLASLDQSLKRMGLDYVDIFYSHRFDPDTPLEETMGALDHAVRSGKALYAGISSYNSQRTREAADILRQLGTPCVIHQPSYSMLNRWVEEDGLLDTLEGLGVGSIVFSPLAQGMLTDKYLGGIPEGSRASQGKSLKSAFINDRTIANIRALNAIAGKRGQTLAQMALAWVLRKGKVTSALIGASRPEQVEDCVGALKVLDFSDAELAEIDSYARESDINLWAASAERKGPPRK; encoded by the coding sequence ATGCCCTATGTCGCCGCCGAAAATCGCTACGAAAAGATGATCTACAACCGCTGTGGGCGCTCCGGCCTCAAGCTGCCGGCGATCTCGCTCGGCCTGTGGCACAATTTCGGCAATGACACGCCGCACAAGACCAAGCAGGCGATCGTGCGCAAGGCGTTCGACCTCGGCATCACGCATTTCGATCTCGCCAACAATTACGGACCGCCGCCCGGCTCGGCCGAAACCGCTTTCGGCGAAATCCTGCGCACCGATTTTTCCGCCTATCGCGACGAGCTGATCATTTCGACCAAGGCCGGCTATGAAATGTGGGCCGGCCCTTACGGTGAATGGGGCGGGCGCAAATACATGCTGGCCAGCCTCGACCAGAGCCTGAAGCGGATGGGGCTCGACTATGTCGATATCTTCTATTCGCACCGCTTCGACCCCGACACGCCGCTGGAAGAAACCATGGGGGCGCTCGACCATGCGGTGCGCTCGGGCAAGGCGCTCTATGCCGGCATCTCGTCCTACAATTCGCAGCGCACCCGCGAGGCTGCCGACATATTGCGGCAGCTCGGCACGCCCTGCGTCATCCACCAGCCGAGCTATTCGATGCTGAACCGCTGGGTGGAGGAAGACGGCCTGCTCGACACGCTGGAAGGGCTCGGTGTCGGCTCGATCGTGTTCTCGCCGCTGGCCCAGGGCATGCTGACCGACAAATATCTTGGCGGCATCCCCGAAGGCAGCCGTGCCTCGCAGGGCAAGTCGCTGAAGTCGGCCTTCATCAACGACCGCACCATCGCCAACATCAGGGCGCTCAACGCCATCGCCGGCAAGCGCGGCCAGACGCTGGCGCAGATGGCCCTGGCCTGGGTGCTGCGCAAGGGTAAGGTGACGTCGGCGCTGATCGGCGCCAGCCGGCCGGAGCAGGTCGAGGACTGCGTCGGCGCCCTGAAGGTGCTCGACTTCAGCGATGCCGAATTGGCCGAGATCGATAGCTACGCACGCGAATCCGACATCAATCTGTGGGCAGCCTCCGCCGAGCGCAAAGGCCCGCCGAGGAAATAA